The region ctttgaaacataaaagtgggTTTTTAGTTAAGAAATCTACCAAGCACACATGCAACCTGCACCAGCCAATCTACAGATTTGGATGTGTTTCAATAAGATGGCAGTTTGCTAAACTGACACATTATAAAGCAAACTAGACACATACCCCGTGCAGGCAAAATTACCACGCAATCTCTCATAGCATGGCAGGCTGAAATGTGCACAATTAGTTTTCCGCCACAAAATTTGTGGGTGGCATCTGCTCACACCTAAGATAGGATTGTTCTCGTGAATGTTCTGGAAACATGGTTCTGAGAATGTCTCTCTATTATATGCAGCACAATGAACAGTAATTCAGACCATGCCAGCTCTCAGGTCAGGGCTTGGCAACTCTCAAGGCTGTCTCCTGGCACATTATCTAGAAGCACATTGAGCTGTCAGGCTATAAGGGAAGACATTCGGAACCTTTACCGCTCAATATAAAACTCAGAGTAATTTCCCTGTCTTGATGACCATTTTGCCACAGCATCTGCATAAACTATTTTTGCTtaagaatataaataaatgtagccTTATTGCATTGCCAGGAGACACAAAtgattggtttatttatttatatttaacaggAATGTTTGATAATTTGggattaaaagtgttttttgtaaattattccagaaagaaaaatgtaagcaCAAGTTTAAAATTATCTTAGacttttctctaatccacataGTCAGAATTATATGCAGTGAGGAAAAGTAAGTATTTGATCACACTGCGACTTTCCGagttctcccacttagaaatcatggaggggtctgaaattttcatcttaggtgcaagTCCACAGtgagacataatctaaaaaaaaaaaaatccagaatacAATATATgactttttaataatttgtgttttactgctgcaaataagtatttgaacacctgtgaaaatcaatgttaatatttggtacagtagcctttgtttgcaGTTACAGAGGTCAAACATTTCCTGTAGTCtttcaccaggtttgcacaaactgcagcagggattttggcccattcatccacacagatcttctccagatcagctAGGTTTCTTGGCTGTCGCTGAGAAACACAGAGTTTGAACTCCGTGAAAGATTTTCTACAGTGTTTAGGTCCAGTCCAGAACCTGGATATCCAGGTTCTGGACTGGCTTGGCCACTCCAGAATCTTGATATGCTTCTTCTTGTcccatgtgcagaaaaacacccccaaagcatgatgctttcaccaccatgcttcacagtcgggatggtgtttttgggatggTACACATCATTCTTCGTCTTCCAAACACAGCGAGTggaattaagaccaaaaagttctattttggtctcatctgacaacagaactttctcccatgactcctctggatcatccaaatgGTCATGGGCAAACTTAAGACGGGCCTGGACGTGTGCTGATTTAAGCAGGGGAACCCTCCGTGACATGCATGATTTTAAACTATGACGTCTTAGTGTATTACccacagtaaccttggaaacagtggtgccagctcccttcaggtcattgaccagctcctcccatgtagttctgggctgattcctcacctttcttagGATCATTGATACGCCACGAGGTGAGaccttgcatggagccccagtccgagggagattgacagttatgtttagcttcttccattttctaataattgctccaacagttgatcttttttcaTGAAGCTGCTTGGCAATTGCTCTGTAGCCCTTTCCAGCCTTGTGGAGGTTTacaattttgtctctggtgtctttggacagctctttggtcttagcTGTGTTAGTAGTTAGTCTTACTGATGGGGTGGACAagtgtctttatgcagctaacgACCTTTTTGCTGTttggcaggtgttcaaatacttatttgtagcagtaacacacaaataaatgattaaaaaatcaCACTGTGATTTCTGgattgtttttgtgaaaaatgtctCTCAAAGTGGGCATGCATaaagtatatatataataaactaTATACAGTTCCTCACTGTATATAGACTCATatttacacatacatacatttgattaaatgttcatcagaaagTTAAACAGACAATTCTGGCTAATTAATTGACTACCCTTCTTGGTATAGTATGGTAGATGGAATGTGAATGGTTGTACTTGGTCTAATTGGTTTTGGTTCAGTCTTGGTCTCCTAATATGGTCCATACATTTTCATTAGAGATGAAGTAGGAGCCATTTCAGAAGCATGTTTTAAGCCATCTGTATTCATTCTATTATAGTTCTGTGGGATCATTATCGTTTTGGAATATTCAACAGTGTCCAAGTTTAAACCATCTGATCCAAGCTGAATAGCTACAATAAACATTGTGAATAGCTAAATCTGAATTcttaccagaaaaaaaaaaaaaccattcatTTCAGACATCTATAATTCAAATGGATATTAGAGATATGTGGATTTCTTATTAAATTGTAGAATTGCTTGCCATAATCACTTGCTAAACTGGGTAGCTTCTTGAAAAGGCCTCAAGTGAGTCTCTGATTGCATGATATTGCTCAGGTAGTGTTTTTCTTCTGCTCTCAAAAGTGAACTAAATGTgaaccaaagaaaataaaagcgtGAAATTATTCTGCTTTCCCATCCAAATTAAACAGAGTACCCTGGACTATGCCCAATATCAACTCTGAAAATATACAGACAACGCTGGAAAACCAGGTCTGTACCAGGAAACCAGTGATCTTAAATGAACTCTTTCTGATAATGACTATTCAAATTTCCAGCCAGAATTGTGACTGATATTTTTCCTGCAACTTGCTAATGTACATTGGACAAAGTATTAGTAGTCCTGTTGTACATTTCTCAACAGTACCCTGCCTGGTGTTTTAGCCACAAGGCACATATATACTTTTAGAGGTTTTTTGCATGTCCCAGCAGAATATACAGACTTTATTTTGATCCAGCATTCCAACCCATACCTCTTAGGTTATGATTCAGTGAAGTGTGTATTGTAGACCTTGCCAGAACTTAAGACCCCTTTCATTATGTGTTTAATGCTCCAACCAGGTGGTCAGGAAATGGAGTTGTCAGGCAGCCAAACAATTTACCTTTCAGTAAATAAACTGACAGGGTAAAAAAATCCTGTAGATGTTATCTTAAGGCTCAGGTAATCAGCCAGCTTTGTGAGGTGCTCAGTTAACGTATGAAAATATTATTGAGACTGACTTGCTCTGGAAAAAGGCTTTACACTCCTAGGTTTAAACTCTGAGTCTTCAGTATGCATAATCCAGCAATATGTTGgactaaaacaaaagaataaacaagTATGCAGTTAGTTCCAGCAGCATGTACCTGATAGAGTAGTTTGCAAGGTTGAGATCTCTAAAAGTATGGATCTCTAGGGCTAATTACAACCCTGTATGTGTCTCTGACAGTACAGTTAGAGGAGGTAGAGCAAGACTAGAAGTAAAGCAGGGAGATTTACTTTGTTATCCTGTAATTCTTTAATTTAATCCTCTACCAATTAAGTAGCACATTAACTAGTTAACTTTTCCCCCTTATTTTACATTATCTTCCTGttagtattttatttgttatgaaTACAGTTGACCCAATAGGCCTGGAGGTAGTTAAACAGCAACCTTTACCTTCTGCACTTGGGTCAATCGTCCCACGCTTTTACTAACAGCCAACTCTTACTGACAGACAATCCAAGTGATGTAGCCTGAGAAAAGGCTCTAGAAGCACCTCTTTTCGAAAACTAGAAGCTTTCTAGTAACTTTAGAGTTTTAAAAGTTGTAATCATCTAttcattaatttgttttcagtgctgttttttattgaataaatgaccaaaacaatgtCTTTATTTGCATTCCACAATAGCACTTTTGCTGAATGTTTGACACCTTGTCATTTttgcaaaattaaaatttttaattaataccaggtaaaaaaacattattagttaataataacaataccaaagttttagttttttaagttAGAATCTGATGAGGATCATAGAAGTTAATCTGTTCTTAAAAAGTAATGTGAAAGAGCCATTTTAAAGAATTTGAATTAGAGAATCAACTTATAGTAGaactatttcatattttatttagtcatttctgcaactactcgtactcgtactcgtcgttttccgcttatccgggaccgggtcgtgggggcagcagactcagcagagacgcccagacgtccctctccccagacacctcctccagatcctctggggggagcccaaggcgttcccaggctagccaagagacatagtccctccagcgtgtcctgggtcgtcccctgggcctcctcccggtgggacctgcctggaacacctcccaaggaaggtgtccaggaggcatccggtacagATTCTTGagccatctcaactggctcctctcgatgtggaggagcagcggctctactccgaacccctcccggatggccgagctcctcaccctatcgctaagggagtgcccggccaccctacggaggaagctcatttcagccgcttgtatccgggatctcattctttcagtcatgacccaaagttcatggccataggtgagggtaggaacgtagaccgaccggtaaattgagagcttcgctttttggctcagctctctcttcaccacaacggactggcatagcgcccccattactgcggcagccacaccaatccatctgttgatctcccgctccattcttccctcactcatgtacaagaccccaagatatttAAACAcatccacttgaggcaggaactcccctccaacctgaagaggacaagccacccttttccggtcgagaaccatggcctctgacttggaggagctgatcttcatcccagccgcttcacacttggctgcgaaccaccgcatgctgtaggtcttggctagagggggccagcagaaccacgtcatctgcaaaaagaagagacgaaattctctggtccccaaaccagaccccctccagcccttggctgcgcctagaaatcctgtccataaatgttatgaacaggaccggtgacaaagggcaaccttgccagagtccaacatgcaccgggaacaggtccgacttagtgccggcaatgcggaccaaactccttctccgctcgtacagagaccggatggcccctaataaagggcccccgactccatactcctggagcacccccctcagggcatcacgagggacagaGTCGAATGCttcctccaggtccacaaaacacatgtaggttgggcaaactcccatgaaccctctaGCTGGACCAGTGTTCCACGGCAGGGACGAAAaacacactgttcctcctgaagccgaggttcgactattggccggactctcctctccaataccctggcgtaggccttaccagggaggctgaggagtgtgatccccctgtagttggaacacaccctccggtcacccttcttatgaagggggaccaccaccccagtctgccagtccagaggcactgtccccgaccgccatgcaatgttgaagaggcgtgtcaaccatgacagccctacaacatccagacacttgaggtactcagggcacatctcatccacccccgaagccctgccaccgcgaagctttttaaccacctcggtgacttcagcctgggtgatgaaagagtccaaccccgagtccccagcctctgttttcaccagggaatgcgtgatggcaggattgaggtgatcctcaaagtactccttccaccgcccgataatgtcctcagtcgaggttagcagcctcccacccccactataaacagtgttggcgaaacaCTGCTTCCACCTCCTGAGGcggcggacggtttgccagaatagcAAGAAGGccgagtactccacactaccgctcggcccgtaggccgaaacgacagtcagagacctgtccccaacccgaaggcgcagggaggcgatcctctcatccaccggggtaaaccccaacatgagacggcttacctggggggcaacaagcaaacccgcCCCAGCCCGCCGCATCTGCCTGtgagccactccagagtagaagagagtccagcccccttcaaggagatgggttccagagcctacgctgtgcgtggaggtgagcccgactatttctgcaactatacaaaaagaaaaaaaaattagactTGAGATACTTATTAAGTAAAAATAAGGAATGGCAACACAGAATAGTCTGCAAGCCACTCGTACTGTGTAGGACAGTAGCAGATTCAGGCTTTGACCTCCGATAAAGTTTAAGATTTCTGCGTGCTGATTTTAGGAGCCCAGTATTAACCAAAGGACAGTTATCAgaaatgtggggaaaacaacGAAAATTGCTCATATTTGAATTTCTGTGGAGAGAGTTATTGCCAGTATTTGCGCCTTGTTAGCTGCACAAATATCCATCACTATGATGGTTACTCCAAATATAGTTACTGCTTGCCGATATCTGACCGACTTATGTAGTGGAGTATGGAGAGCCTCCATAGTGGAGGTgttgtgaaacaaaaaaattgaaatgaGATGTGCATAGAAATTATATTGCATAGAattgaaattattactgatttgtttcctttttgtcaatGCACATGAGCTGTGTAACCAGAGACAAAACACATAGTTCAAATCCCATTCGATGCCCAGGGGCTGTGTACTGTTCTATTTAAGTTTGTTATCAGTAGAGAAAATATTTATGAGAACAGTAAAAAAGGTACaatttacttaaaaaatgaaataaataaaataggttAATCATAATAACACAACTGTGTTGCAAAGATTTTACCTTTTCTTGGTCAAATCAGCGAGTTACAGAGGTTATCAACTCATACATTACTGCTAAGGCTTACAGACTGCGTCTTGTGTCTCCTCCTATGTAGGAAATAGCTGATTCCCAGTACAATGTTAATGAAGATGGAAAGCACTAAGGAAATGATGGTTGTGTTGGTTTCCCCTGGTTTGAGAAAGATCAGAGAGTACTTATTATGAAGGATTTAAGATACAAATCAACTCAGATCTGCCAATTTAAtgtagcaaaacaaaacaaaaaattacaaTAGTTAATGCTTACATGTTCCTGTTGCTGATTCTGTGGAGGCAAAATTTGGCAACATGAGCATAACTACAAACTATGTAGGAATTCACAGATCAACAATCGTTTGACTTTCCCTGGAAACAAAACATGCAatacctttcaaaataaaagtcaccaaaaaggagaaaaaaaaatcactagcAGTTTTAGTAACAatgattaattttgtttttattttctttccaaaagACTTTATTAAAAGTAGAACTTACCCAGTTTCCCATGGATTGGAGAAGCTTCgaaaagacaaacagaaaacaataaaaatgttagaGTTTTAAACATGCTTTATACATTTATGGAATTTATAGAGCGTGTATGAGATGTTTCACTGACGAGGACATGCAGGTTTAATCACAGGAAAAAGGAGCAGagagaaaataatattaataatctgATGAACTAGGGATTTGCACTATAATTATGTGGAATTTCACAACAAATATGGTGCAAGGCAAAACTCCACTATGTGTgattaatataaacaaatcttGTTTCATCATTAGAGAACCATATTTTCATATATCTGCTCACAGTTTtctaataaacaaaacacagtatttggaatgtgttttttttttctatgctcTAAATTTAATATTATAAATGCTTTTAATGCAACGCTGACATTTTGTCATTGTTGCTATAgtcacattttattataaaatgatGGAACCCATGTTCTGAAGTGACAAAAGCGATAACAAAGATGTGGCACATAGGCTGTCTTGTAGTTCTATAGTCACTTCGTGAAAGtgactatataaactttttttaGTGTTTAAACCGCTTCTATAAACTGAGGCTCATGATACTGTATATATGTTTATGAGCAGGAAGTAGCTCTATTTTGAAAACTGTGCAGTCAGGTTTTTAGACACTGCTGAGTTAGTAAGTCTTTGTAGGATAGCCATATGCCTTACTTAAAAATTAACTGCGCAAACCGAAGGGTCACAGCTCATTTATTAAAAGGAAAGCTTTTGCACATCTGAGAGCCTGTGTGTTTGGTTCCTCACGTGCATCACAATGCACCCAGCTGCTCCATGAGTCAAGATCTCAGAGAATCAGAGGAATCAGTTATCACCCATATAACAgctcaggtgtttttttttgtttgtttgtttgttttaatttatagtAATTTACAATTGTAATTAAAGTTGTGCTTCATTAAAGTCAAGATGTTATCAATGTTGGATTAATTGTAGCATACTTTGAAGCATGAGACCATAAACCAATCTAAAATAACCCTAAAACAATATTATCTTATTCCTaaattgtaataataatattagtcaaatgcacaaaaaatataatatagACAATATTTACATAACAATCATTACATGaccattttttttgttcttacaGTTGCTTGAGAGGTTGTTGAGAATAGTTGTTCACGTGATGGTTACTGTGATATCAGATCTAAAATTGTAGATAACCCTTTAGGAATTTGACTGAATTGgtgatcaggcataacattatgaccatgTACAGGTGAAGtgaataatatttattattgaTTTGTCATGCTACTTTACATTGGGACGTTCTTTTAAAAAAGGTATCAGAATACACAGTGCATCTCAGCTTGCTGCATATGAGGCTGCATAGCCATAAAACCAGTCAGCAAGCATATGCTAGTCACAAAGTACTGTGTAATCGGTGAAAGCAACATTTCTGGCAGACTTTGCAAGCagaatttcactttttaaaaatccTCACTGAAACTAAAGTGCTTTATCTTACCCTTATCGCCAGTGCAAGCTGAACAAGTGATAACATCCGTTGTTTGCAGTTCTGTTGTTTGTCCTGGGTTACTTGGCAATGTTTTTATTACTGCAGCTGTTGACTGTGTTGAGGAGGATGATGCCAATGTAGCTGGTGAAAATGTTGTTAATGAATTGGGTGGAAATTTTGTCGATGTAGTTGTTGGAGATGATATCAGTGTAACTGGTGGAGATATTGTCGATGAAACCATTGGAGATATTGTCAATTTAGTTGTCGGAGATATTGTCGATTTTGTTGTCGGAGATGATGTCAGTGTAACTGGTGGAGATATTGTCGATGAAACCATTGGAGATATTGTCAATTTAGTTGTCGGAGATATTGTCGATTTTGTTGTCGGAGATGATGTCAGTGTAACTGGTGGAGATATTGTCGATGTAACCATTGGAGATATTGTCAATTTAGTTGTCGGAGATATTGTCGATTTTGTTGTCGGAGATGATGTCAGTGTAACTGGTGGAGATATTGTTGATGTAGCTGTCATAGATATTGTTGATTTAGTTGTCAGAGATATTGTTAATTTAGTTGTTGGAGATATTGTCGATGGAGTTGTCGGAGATGTTGTCAGTGTAACTAGTGGAGATGATGTAACTGGTGGAGATATTGTCGATGTGGCTGCTGAAGATATTGTCGATGTAGCTGTTGGAGATATTGTCGATGTGGCAGCTGAAGATATTGTCGATGTAGCTGTTGGAGATATTGTCGATGTGGCAGCTGAAGATATTGTCGATGTAGCTGTTGGAGATATTGTCGATGTGGCTGCTGAAGATATTGTTGATGTGGCTGCTGAAGATATTGTTGATGTGGCTGCTGAAGATATTGTTGATGTGGCTGCTGAAGATATTGTTGATGTGGCTGCTGAAGATATTGTTGATGTGGCTGTTGGAGATATTGTCGATGTGGCTGCTGGAAATATTGCCGATGTGGCTGCTGGAGATATTGTCCATGTGGTTGTTGAAGATATTGTTGATGTAGCTGTTGGAGATGATTTTGTTGTTTCTGCAGTTGCTTGATCTAAAATCACAAACATTTCAGTAAGTTCTAAGATTTGGTCTTAGGAGGCAGTAACTAATaaagttacaaataaaaaaaactgtccaaAAAGTAAGGAAAGGCAAGgcaaatttatttgtatagcgtATTTCAGCAACAAAGCAATTCAAAGGGCTTTACTTGATGACAAAAACCATAGAAAATTACATAGCAGTGGCATGAagaaggaaagtaaagaaaagttggactgcAAACTGAAATTAATAAGTTGTAATTAATAGAACAATCAAAAGCAGCTATAAAAAGGGTTGTAACCTTAAAAAGAACTCAGAGATTCAgcattttttgcaattttcttgAGGTTTGTTCCACATTAGTGGAACATAAGAACTGAAtgttgcttctccatgtttggttttgattgtggggatgcagagtagaccTTTAGTGAGGACGCAGGCTGCAGCGTTCTATACAGGTACAATTAACCACATGAAAGCCAGGTTTGGAAAGATCATGTTTGTTGAATGAATTGATTCAGTATTTccaatttttccttttcatcaaGATGCCTCAACTCCAGTCCCAAAAGGTCAAGCCAACACCGCCACTACTGAAGAATCTAGTTGATGCCTCTGCTCCTGCCCCAAGGCTTCTGACAACAGTCCAGGCCTCGTCTCAGGCCTCTATCATGGCCCAGGCCAGCTTCTCTTTGCCTCAGAGCACCAGAGCCTGCTCCTTGTTCCCCACACTCTAAGGCTTAGCTTGTATGGCTCCATGGCTTCCCACTCTCTCATGAACTGTACTTATCCAGAGTGTTTCGTCTTGCTGGCCACAGCCTTCTCTTTTTTCAGCAGACTGAGCAGCAGGTCCTCCATTGTTGCAGTGTTTGTCTCACTACAAATCAGATCATGTTACTTTTTCAAACTGTGGGGCGGCCTTGCTATTGACAATACCGCCCACAATGAGATGGTAAACAACTGTAATGGAAACGAACCAAACTGTGTagaggtactaatggaaaaatGGCATTtggctaggccattccaacacatctTAATGTTTTCCCTTAAACCACTTGAGTGTTGCAGTATGATacgggtcattgtcctgctggaagctgaacctccATCTCAAATCACAGGCCGACTGACAAGGGTTTTGCTGAAGAACAtccctatatttagctccatccatctttccctcaACTCCGACCGGTTTTCCAGTccctgctgctaaaaaaacatccccacagcatgatgctgccaccaccatgtttgactgtggggatggtgttctcggGGTGATGGGATGTGCTGGGTTTGCCCCAGACATAGTGTTTTCCATGGTGgttgaaaaattttattttagtctcatcttGCCAAAGCACCTTCCTGCATACATTTGGTGAGTCATCCacatgccttttggcaaactcaaaatggctcttcttattttttaaactaagcaatgcttttttttttctggccactcttccataaagcca is a window of Girardinichthys multiradiatus isolate DD_20200921_A chromosome Y, DD_fGirMul_XY1, whole genome shotgun sequence DNA encoding:
- the LOC124864127 gene encoding mucin-5AC-like isoform X2 is translated as MASQSQLFLLANLTENITLISAGSHKDDILCTLWNLGQNNNCSDKKPFSCILNHCHSKTELDARCSQKTKGNDTIYLFHFWCFLAHLSNKTECTNFGTVIKTIERIWNALNPDQATAETTKSSPTATSTISSTTTWTISPAATSAIFPAATSTISPTATSTISSAATSTISSAATSTISSAATSTISSAATSTISSAATSTISPTATSTISSAATSTISPTATSTISSAATSTISPTATSTISSAATSTISPPVTSSPLVTLTTSPTTPSTISPTTKLTISLTTKSTISMTATSTISPPVTLTSSPTTKSTISPTTKLTISPMVTSTISPPVTLTSSPTTKSTISPTTKLTISPMVSSTISPPVTLTSSPTTKSTISPTTKLTISPMVSSTISPPVTLISSPTTTSTKFPPNSLTTFSPATLASSSSTQSTAAVIKTLPSNPGQTTELQTTDVITCSACTGDKASPIHGKLESATGTWETNTTIISLVLSIFINIVLGISYFLHRRRHKTQSNLECIILNSSTAATEKCPEQCLQPLNEGLL
- the LOC124864127 gene encoding mucin-5AC-like isoform X1 yields the protein MASQSQLFLLVFLSLIDLSKQGCKEYFEPKKWANLTENITLISAGSHKDDILCTLWNLGQNNNCSDKKPFSCILNHCHSKTELDARCSQKTKGNDTIYLFHFWCFLAHLSNKTECTNFGTVIKTIERIWNALNPDQATAETTKSSPTATSTISSTTTWTISPAATSAIFPAATSTISPTATSTISSAATSTISSAATSTISSAATSTISSAATSTISSAATSTISPTATSTISSAATSTISPTATSTISSAATSTISPTATSTISSAATSTISPPVTSSPLVTLTTSPTTPSTISPTTKLTISLTTKSTISMTATSTISPPVTLTSSPTTKSTISPTTKLTISPMVTSTISPPVTLTSSPTTKSTISPTTKLTISPMVSSTISPPVTLTSSPTTKSTISPTTKLTISPMVSSTISPPVTLISSPTTTSTKFPPNSLTTFSPATLASSSSTQSTAAVIKTLPSNPGQTTELQTTDVITCSACTGDKASPIHGKLESATGTWETNTTIISLVLSIFINIVLGISYFLHRRRHKTQSNLECIILNSSTAATEKCPEQCLQPLNEGLL
- the LOC124864127 gene encoding mucin-5AC-like isoform X4, giving the protein MASQSQLFLLANLTENITLISAGSHKTELDARCSQKTKGNDTIYLFHFWCFLAHLSNKTECTNFGTVIKTIERIWNALNPDQATAETTKSSPTATSTISSTTTWTISPAATSAIFPAATSTISPTATSTISSAATSTISSAATSTISSAATSTISSAATSTISSAATSTISPTATSTISSAATSTISPTATSTISSAATSTISPTATSTISSAATSTISPPVTSSPLVTLTTSPTTPSTISPTTKLTISLTTKSTISMTATSTISPPVTLTSSPTTKSTISPTTKLTISPMVTSTISPPVTLTSSPTTKSTISPTTKLTISPMVSSTISPPVTLTSSPTTKSTISPTTKLTISPMVSSTISPPVTLISSPTTTSTKFPPNSLTTFSPATLASSSSTQSTAAVIKTLPSNPGQTTELQTTDVITCSACTGDKASPIHGKLESATGTWETNTTIISLVLSIFINIVLGISYFLHRRRHKTQSNLECIILNSSTAATEKCPEQCLQPLNEGLL
- the LOC124864127 gene encoding mucin-5AC-like isoform X3, which gives rise to MASQSQLFLLVFLSLIDLSKQGCKEYFEPKKWANLTENITLISAGSHKTELDARCSQKTKGNDTIYLFHFWCFLAHLSNKTECTNFGTVIKTIERIWNALNPDQATAETTKSSPTATSTISSTTTWTISPAATSAIFPAATSTISPTATSTISSAATSTISSAATSTISSAATSTISSAATSTISSAATSTISPTATSTISSAATSTISPTATSTISSAATSTISPTATSTISSAATSTISPPVTSSPLVTLTTSPTTPSTISPTTKLTISLTTKSTISMTATSTISPPVTLTSSPTTKSTISPTTKLTISPMVTSTISPPVTLTSSPTTKSTISPTTKLTISPMVSSTISPPVTLTSSPTTKSTISPTTKLTISPMVSSTISPPVTLISSPTTTSTKFPPNSLTTFSPATLASSSSTQSTAAVIKTLPSNPGQTTELQTTDVITCSACTGDKASPIHGKLESATGTWETNTTIISLVLSIFINIVLGISYFLHRRRHKTQSNLECIILNSSTAATEKCPEQCLQPLNEGLL